A DNA window from Microcystis aeruginosa NIES-843 contains the following coding sequences:
- a CDS encoding RNA-guided endonuclease InsQ/TnpB family protein: protein MFVLEYKVKPKPNQIEGINEAIRTTQFVRNKVLRYWMDNQGVGKTELFRYNTALRKEFKFVDDLNSHACQTAVERTLRAITRFYDNCQNKVKGKKNYPKFKKHSRSVEYKVSGWKLSKDKRHITFTDKKGIGTLKLIGSRDINYYQPDQIKRVRILNRADGYYVQFCLKLDPRDTVKPLTPSQKATGIDVGLKFFLVDSEGHQIDCPNYYRKAEKQLNRLNKKKSKKYRKGKKQSRNYHKARKRYARKHLRVSRQREEFVKSVALRLVKSNDLIVYENLNIKGMVKNRHLAKSITDAGWSVFRQWLEYFGDKYGKLTIAVSPHNTSQNCSNCGQKVQKSLSTRTHVCPHCGYTDCRDRNAALNILQKGLSSVGRTQTLNASGEIPSWLVGEILLANGDSMNEESPSL, encoded by the coding sequence ATGTTTGTACTAGAATACAAGGTTAAGCCAAAACCTAATCAGATAGAAGGCATTAACGAAGCAATACGGACAACCCAATTTGTTCGGAATAAAGTCCTGCGTTATTGGATGGATAATCAGGGTGTTGGCAAAACAGAGTTATTTCGATACAACACAGCATTAAGGAAAGAGTTTAAATTTGTTGATGATTTAAACTCCCATGCTTGCCAGACTGCTGTAGAAAGAACCTTGCGGGCAATTACTCGGTTTTACGATAATTGCCAAAATAAAGTTAAAGGAAAGAAAAACTACCCTAAGTTTAAAAAACATTCCCGTTCCGTTGAGTATAAAGTATCTGGATGGAAGCTATCAAAAGATAAACGCCATATTACCTTTACAGATAAAAAAGGTATTGGCACTCTTAAGTTGATTGGTTCTAGAGATATTAATTACTATCAACCAGACCAGATTAAACGGGTAAGAATCCTGAATCGTGCCGATGGTTATTATGTGCAGTTTTGCCTTAAATTAGACCCCAGAGACACGGTTAAGCCTTTAACACCTTCCCAGAAAGCCACTGGGATTGATGTCGGATTAAAGTTTTTCTTAGTAGATAGCGAAGGCCATCAAATTGATTGTCCGAACTACTATCGAAAAGCTGAAAAACAACTAAACCGATTAAACAAAAAAAAGTCAAAGAAATACCGTAAGGGTAAAAAACAATCTCGTAATTATCACAAAGCTAGAAAGCGATATGCTCGGAAACATTTAAGAGTAAGTAGGCAACGAGAAGAGTTTGTCAAAAGTGTGGCACTCCGTTTAGTTAAGTCTAACGACTTAATCGTCTATGAAAACTTGAATATCAAAGGCATGGTCAAAAATCGTCATTTAGCCAAGTCGATAACCGATGCAGGATGGTCTGTTTTTAGGCAATGGCTAGAGTATTTTGGGGACAAATACGGCAAGTTAACTATAGCTGTCTCACCTCATAATACGTCTCAAAATTGTTCTAATTGTGGACAAAAAGTCCAAAAGTCGCTATCTACTCGAACCCATGTTTGTCCTCATTGTGGATACACAGATTGTCGAGACAGAAACGCCGCTTTAAACATCTTGCAAAAGGGATTAAGTAGCGTGGGGCGCACGCAAACTTTAAACGCTTCGGGAGAGATTCCCTCTTGGTTGGTTGGAGAAATCCTGCTTGCTAACGGAGACTCAATGAACGAAGAATCCCCGTCTCTTTAG